From Deltaproteobacteria bacterium, the proteins below share one genomic window:
- a CDS encoding phage baseplate assembly protein, translated as MKLIRSIITAVTEGKIKLFSGAGRVGESFSDREYFQHYGFTSRPLEGAEAILIKDGNVIQVIASDDRRYRLAVEDGEVAIYSDEGDKVHLKRENKIEIKSGGTVIIDAPNINLGVGSETDPLHRLIDERFKDLFNNHIHSGVQVGVGVTGKPTPVDPLILDNHATSIVKGK; from the coding sequence ATGAAACTTATCAGATCCATAATAACAGCTGTTACAGAAGGAAAAATAAAACTCTTTTCAGGCGCTGGACGGGTGGGGGAGAGTTTTAGTGACAGGGAGTACTTCCAGCACTATGGATTCACATCGAGACCTCTCGAAGGAGCTGAGGCAATCCTTATCAAAGATGGAAATGTGATACAGGTTATTGCTTCTGATGACAGGAGGTACAGGCTGGCAGTCGAAGATGGTGAGGTAGCCATCTATAGTGATGAAGGAGATAAGGTGCATCTGAAAAGAGAGAATAAAATTGAGATCAAGAGTGGGGGAACAGTGATTATCGATGCGCCAAATATTAATCTCGGTGTTGGAAGTGAGACTGATCCTTTGCACAGGTTAATCGATGAGAGGTTTAAGGATCTTTTTAACAATCATATACATAGCGGTGTACAGGTAGGGGTTGGAGTGACAGGTAAACCCACACCGGTCGATCCGCTCATTCTTGATAATCACGCAACATCGATAGTAAAGGGGAAGTAA
- a CDS encoding phage GP46 family protein, which produces MDFKIKTASGRPQMTFEKADNIMNNIYLSLAIAKGSFFMDPQFGHRFNEVRKNTAGAPGQVKEYAKEALQWLIKTGRAKKIEIVTERDGRERIKIRVEATQADGREVTFDTFYEVV; this is translated from the coding sequence ATGGACTTTAAAATCAAAACGGCTTCAGGCCGACCTCAGATGACTTTTGAAAAGGCCGACAATATTATGAACAATATTTACTTAAGCCTGGCCATAGCAAAGGGAAGCTTTTTTATGGACCCTCAATTCGGCCATCGTTTTAATGAAGTCAGGAAAAATACTGCAGGTGCGCCGGGGCAGGTAAAAGAATATGCAAAAGAGGCCCTTCAGTGGCTCATAAAAACAGGTAGGGCGAAAAAGATAGAGATAGTTACGGAGCGGGACGGACGGGAAAGGATAAAAATCAGGGTGGAAGCAACACAGGCTGATGGAAGGGAAGTCACCTTTGATACTTTTTATGAGGTTGTTTAG
- a CDS encoding baseplate J/gp47 family protein, protein MSFQKTFDDLLSEILDDYRAQIPDADTSKGSLIFIKSACMASALWGIYKHQEWISRQIFPDTADREYLERWAWLYAIERTAGESDSELLQRILDRIQSPPAGGNKADYIRWAKEVPNVKEAYCYPLGGGLGTVYVLILADEAATGSETPSSYADITGTTDAVGAPPDIKLIDSLTDFVTTGVQMGDKVINTGSGKTARVVSVDAPGELTLDTDIFTSVGQSYTIRSLTVETKIYIEGLQPIMAGEALSVISPPIKEQNITMTMTGANTDTIQAAADIEAYMKAMEPDETLYLAQLTTIAINNGAENVTFTLPASDVNTTNFEVIRPGTVTVV, encoded by the coding sequence ATGAGTTTTCAAAAAACATTTGACGATCTTTTAAGTGAAATTCTTGATGATTACCGGGCTCAGATCCCTGATGCAGACACTTCAAAAGGAAGCCTTATTTTCATAAAAAGCGCTTGTATGGCCTCAGCACTGTGGGGTATCTACAAACACCAGGAATGGATATCGAGGCAGATTTTCCCTGATACGGCTGATAGGGAATACCTGGAAAGGTGGGCGTGGTTATATGCAATAGAAAGAACAGCAGGAGAAAGTGACAGCGAGTTGCTGCAAAGAATACTTGACAGGATTCAAAGCCCGCCGGCAGGTGGTAATAAGGCTGATTATATTCGCTGGGCAAAAGAAGTGCCTAATGTGAAGGAGGCCTATTGTTATCCCCTTGGAGGTGGCCTTGGAACAGTGTATGTCCTTATCCTGGCTGATGAAGCGGCAACCGGTTCGGAAACACCTTCCAGTTACGCCGATATAACAGGGACAACTGATGCTGTTGGTGCCCCTCCTGACATTAAACTCATTGACTCGCTGACTGACTTTGTCACTACAGGTGTACAGATGGGGGATAAGGTAATCAATACCGGTTCCGGTAAAACTGCGCGTGTTGTTAGTGTTGATGCACCGGGAGAACTTACTCTTGATACTGACATCTTTACATCAGTCGGCCAAAGTTATACCATCAGGAGTCTCACTGTAGAGACAAAGATCTATATTGAGGGACTCCAGCCGATTATGGCAGGAGAGGCCCTTTCGGTTATTAGCCCCCCCATTAAAGAGCAAAATATTACCATGACCATGACAGGAGCCAATACGGATACTATACAGGCAGCAGCGGATATAGAAGCCTATATGAAGGCAATGGAGCCAGATGAGACCTTATATCTTGCTCAGTTAACTACAATAGCAATAAATAACGGAGCAGAGAATGTGACTTTTACCTTGCCTGCTAGTGATGTTAATACTACTAATTTTGAAGTGATAAGGCCAGGTACAGTTACTGTTGTATAA
- a CDS encoding DUF2313 domain-containing protein, with product MGFTDNLDLYLKFDNSLQDDSPNNFTVTSYNGSSFPDPAVVKLGTNSRHNDGISAYEDIEGSEGLNPLPITFGGWVRPESNPGKYGAILNKYNAASGNGYSSFAVSGSTVFGWYFFSLSRYCRLDNYADQQGDFSIPLDEWSLVIHRFDSTGGKTYIGKAGDDSIRLQVMSSWVGPPGPSTSAYKVNSGWYRGSTEYLKGYKDELFIYSRGLTDGDVTTLGAPAGGEIAQLWNNGNGIELIENAVQDPTASRHADILKKLFPVKNMEGLHDIDTIVEGDYLDKTSSHGDELLDEMLPQTTGDLIGDWERITGVSPNDIDTIDERREQVVAKLRARGRLDKQYFIDLAAAYGYSITIEGYKQMRCGEAECGDVLAPEEIVYVWKVIISEQNQELEALFNKLKPAYALVEFEYTG from the coding sequence TTGGGTTTTACTGATAATCTTGATCTTTATTTAAAATTTGATAATAGCCTTCAGGATGACAGTCCAAATAATTTTACTGTTACATCCTATAATGGCTCATCATTTCCAGATCCAGCTGTTGTAAAGTTGGGGACTAATTCAAGGCATAATGATGGTATAAGCGCTTATGAAGATATTGAAGGGAGTGAGGGCCTTAATCCTTTACCCATTACCTTTGGAGGGTGGGTAAGGCCCGAGTCAAATCCGGGAAAATATGGCGCCATCCTTAATAAATATAATGCAGCGTCAGGAAATGGTTATTCATCTTTTGCAGTTAGTGGTAGTACCGTTTTCGGCTGGTATTTTTTTAGCCTGAGTCGATATTGCCGCTTGGATAACTATGCAGATCAGCAAGGTGACTTTTCTATTCCTTTAGATGAGTGGAGCCTTGTTATTCATCGTTTCGATTCAACAGGTGGTAAAACCTATATCGGAAAAGCCGGGGATGACAGTATCCGGTTGCAGGTCATGTCCAGTTGGGTGGGGCCACCCGGTCCATCAACATCCGCTTACAAAGTTAATTCCGGTTGGTATAGAGGCTCAACTGAGTATTTAAAAGGTTATAAGGATGAACTCTTTATTTATTCCCGCGGACTAACGGATGGTGATGTCACAACTCTCGGTGCACCGGCTGGTGGTGAGATAGCTCAACTATGGAATAACGGGAATGGTATTGAGTTAATTGAGAATGCTGTTCAAGATCCAACGGCATCGAGACATGCAGATATATTAAAAAAACTTTTCCCGGTAAAAAACATGGAAGGTCTTCATGATATAGACACAATAGTAGAAGGAGACTATCTGGATAAAACATCGTCACATGGTGATGAACTTCTTGATGAAATGTTACCTCAGACCACTGGTGATCTTATAGGAGATTGGGAAAGAATAACAGGTGTTAGTCCTAATGATATTGATACTATTGATGAGCGACGTGAACAGGTAGTAGCCAAGCTGAGAGCAAGGGGACGGCTCGATAAGCAATATTTCATCGATCTGGCGGCGGCTTATGGGTATAGCATAACGATTGAAGGCTATAAACAGATGCGTTGCGGTGAGGCCGAATGTGGAGATGTGCTGGCCCCGGAAGAGATTGTTTATGTATGGAAGGTGATTATTTCAGAGCAGAACCAGGAACTGGAGGCGCTTTTTAATAAACTGAAACCGGCTTATGCGCTGGTGGAATTTGAATATACAGGATAG
- a CDS encoding LamG domain-containing protein, giving the protein MALQDGLVSVWHMNNDWLDSYGNNDGTSTGAIFDPTIKKLGTHSGQFDGVDDRIAIPDDPGLSFGDGTNDSSFSISLWIRHDGTILNNMGLVSQDSPAGIRGWGLSLIHISGKHYPYFALYDNSPTNRIVRRSIGTEVPIDTWCHLVATYDGSSLSSGMKIYLDTSRVDDDHDNSGTYAAMHDLSVDFSIGYAVTGSYYFKGNIDEVNVWNRELSSVEVAELWNIGAGIELTVDSNILIGKVVSAWSMNEISGSNVSDSFGTNNGIVTGTTINSTDPKTGIACRFFDGINDDITITGYKGILGTNPRAFSAFVRSSDTKIQRIFAYGADVSAGLMTLNAENNKLSVRIYNGNIIYNAPGLNDGNWHHVGLSLPRNATLNDVQIYLDGQVLTSVSSSSNPTTTINTQSGQDFKIGLHDTDLPSRWHGDIDATHWFNDELSSAEFAFLYSNGAGIEINELPNDFTVINLRRSGY; this is encoded by the coding sequence ATGGCACTGCAAGACGGGTTAGTCTCTGTATGGCATATGAATAATGATTGGCTTGATTCATATGGAAATAATGATGGTACATCTACAGGCGCTATTTTTGACCCTACCATAAAAAAATTAGGCACTCATTCCGGGCAGTTTGATGGCGTAGATGATCGAATTGCTATACCTGATGATCCTGGCTTATCTTTTGGAGATGGAACAAATGATTCATCTTTTAGTATATCTCTATGGATAAGGCATGATGGAACGATATTAAATAATATGGGATTAGTATCTCAGGACAGTCCTGCAGGAATCAGAGGATGGGGACTTTCTTTAATTCATATCAGTGGAAAGCATTACCCTTATTTTGCGCTATACGATAATTCTCCCACCAATAGAATAGTAAGACGAAGTATTGGAACAGAAGTTCCAATAGATACGTGGTGTCATTTGGTTGCCACTTATGATGGAAGTTCTTTATCTTCCGGTATGAAAATATATCTGGATACTTCCAGGGTAGACGATGATCATGATAATTCAGGAACATATGCTGCCATGCATGATCTTTCAGTCGATTTCTCTATCGGTTATGCAGTAACTGGAAGTTATTATTTTAAAGGTAATATTGATGAAGTTAATGTATGGAATAGAGAATTGTCCTCTGTTGAAGTTGCGGAACTATGGAATATTGGGGCGGGTATCGAGCTTACTGTGGATAGTAATATTCTGATTGGTAAGGTTGTATCCGCATGGTCAATGAATGAAATATCGGGTAGCAATGTAAGTGATAGCTTTGGAACTAATAATGGGATCGTAACGGGAACAACAATAAACTCGACAGACCCTAAAACAGGCATAGCTTGCAGATTTTTCGACGGTATAAATGATGATATCACAATAACAGGGTATAAAGGTATTCTTGGTACGAATCCGAGGGCTTTTTCTGCTTTTGTACGTTCTTCAGATACTAAAATCCAGCGAATTTTTGCTTATGGTGCAGATGTTTCGGCAGGTTTGATGACACTTAATGCCGAGAACAACAAGCTGTCTGTAAGAATATATAATGGCAATATAATCTATAATGCACCGGGATTAAATGATGGCAACTGGCATCATGTAGGTTTATCTTTACCAAGGAATGCAACCTTGAACGATGTTCAGATATACCTTGATGGCCAGGTATTAACAAGTGTCTCATCATCAAGTAATCCAACGACAACTATCAATACACAATCAGGTCAGGATTTCAAGATTGGTTTACATGATACAGATCTACCTTCCAGATGGCATGGTGATATTGATGCAACTCACTGGTTTAATGATGAATTAAGTTCTGCGGAATTTGCATTTCTTTATAGCAATGGAGCTGGAATTGAAATAAATGAGCTTCCAAATGACTTTACGGTCATAAACCTCAGACGGAGTGGATACTGA
- a CDS encoding LamG domain-containing protein: MSELDNPTGIYHFNSDFNDASGFNRHLVHSGVTIDSTAPRLGTGCAHFDGIDDSAALPSYFDSLNAPFSLLAWINVDDPTSSFRQEIICGSQNDFAWGIQMTTGVLFFTRIGANYVESNTPISPGWHMVGLTYDGITARFYLDGLPDGNPAYADPGFVASRKAVGARPDTLTDWYAGLIDELVIYDSVISDIGMADYYNSGAGVELAPPLLTDKLEAIYNLNNNWNDSSPSGYNGTPTGGANFNSNDKVLGSHSGSFDGVNDYVTFGNVLDVGDNDLSISCWIKTTDASYSNIISKGKSGDYSWLININPATGGKLRFVLFQPDANTYLYPVSTTDINDGNWHHILCIFDQSAETAAIYIDGILEVLDNSPTGTFNKTSTANFRFGTMDDGSGPYGGLLDEVNIWSRALSDGGVAVGQTAGGEVAQLYNSGTGIELEITLYDGFVSQWRWNNSAKDELGNHDATITGAAFDDTIKKLGSHSLNCDGVDDYASIPDHPDLRNSEFSISGWIYVPFLGAEGYIWMKQLGSSPPYTGYTLELYTDNRFYFQAGDGVSWPAYQLTSAPVTSAGWYFFALTVSEKEIKIFVNDIEPLSISGGSIVHNTMDAWIGRNPDNQALYKPAHVDQLTFHTRVLSTAEVSRLYNNGIGTELSSAGLTDGLISLWHMNGDWSDSVGPNNGIPAGASFDTVKKLGSYSGQWDGIDDYVNCGNDSSLGFTNDSEFTISAWVYQTGDGPDGNGGTICGRYDAGKGYLFYHFTDSRGLFFQCDSVGFISNYQIPLSTWTHVIYRRDANDHKLYVNGVLRAGETKGVLSDGNTNFYVGTHSSALTQEWKGNIDELSIWGRALTDGDAVIGQTATGEIAELWNSGVGTELLVAALKADSREIKDLGFTKEMFSAVEELLDFDTYLQGILDENFNEVKERLSIDVYNDPARIDDIRRVEKYLAAAELWERRANLVLSMAHSDGPTGELEQARAEVYKVRAREIIDRLNPPS, from the coding sequence ATGTCTGAACTGGATAACCCCACAGGAATATACCATTTTAATTCTGATTTTAATGATGCCTCAGGATTTAACAGACATTTAGTTCATTCCGGAGTTACGATAGACAGCACTGCTCCCAGGTTAGGAACGGGATGCGCTCATTTTGATGGGATCGATGATAGCGCTGCATTACCGTCATATTTTGATTCTCTAAATGCACCTTTCTCCTTACTTGCATGGATAAATGTTGATGATCCAACATCTTCATTCCGGCAAGAAATAATTTGTGGAAGTCAAAATGATTTTGCATGGGGCATTCAAATGACAACGGGAGTATTATTTTTTACCAGGATTGGAGCGAACTACGTAGAAAGTAATACACCAATATCTCCAGGGTGGCATATGGTTGGCCTTACTTATGACGGCATTACTGCGAGATTTTATCTTGATGGCTTACCGGACGGAAACCCGGCCTATGCCGACCCAGGATTTGTAGCCTCTCGGAAAGCAGTAGGGGCCAGACCGGATACTTTAACTGACTGGTATGCTGGATTAATAGATGAATTAGTCATATATGACAGCGTTATATCTGACATTGGAATGGCTGATTATTACAATAGCGGGGCGGGAGTAGAGCTAGCTCCACCCCTATTAACAGATAAATTGGAGGCTATATACAACTTAAATAATAATTGGAATGATTCCAGCCCTAGTGGATATAACGGTACCCCAACAGGAGGCGCCAATTTTAATAGCAATGACAAAGTATTGGGTTCACATTCCGGATCATTCGACGGAGTAAATGATTATGTTACTTTTGGGAATGTATTAGATGTGGGAGATAATGATCTTTCCATATCTTGCTGGATTAAAACGACAGATGCAAGTTATTCTAATATTATTTCAAAGGGAAAGAGCGGTGATTATTCCTGGTTAATCAATATAAACCCGGCAACAGGTGGTAAACTACGTTTTGTTTTATTTCAACCCGATGCCAATACCTATTTGTACCCTGTTTCCACAACGGATATCAATGATGGAAACTGGCATCATATCCTTTGCATATTTGATCAGTCGGCAGAAACAGCGGCTATATATATTGACGGTATTTTGGAGGTGTTAGACAATTCACCGACAGGGACTTTTAATAAAACGTCAACAGCAAATTTTCGATTTGGCACAATGGATGATGGCTCCGGTCCTTATGGTGGATTATTGGATGAAGTAAATATATGGTCCAGAGCGTTAAGCGATGGAGGTGTTGCTGTTGGTCAAACTGCCGGTGGAGAAGTTGCTCAATTATATAATAGTGGTACAGGGATAGAGTTAGAGATTACTCTATATGATGGATTTGTGTCTCAGTGGAGATGGAATAATAGCGCAAAAGATGAGCTGGGTAATCACGATGCCACCATAACAGGTGCTGCATTTGATGATACGATAAAAAAACTGGGTTCACATTCCTTGAATTGTGACGGCGTCGATGATTATGCTTCCATTCCTGATCATCCGGATTTAAGAAACTCAGAGTTTTCTATTTCAGGGTGGATATATGTACCCTTTTTAGGTGCTGAAGGCTATATCTGGATGAAGCAGCTTGGATCGTCTCCACCCTATACAGGCTATACATTAGAGTTATATACAGATAACAGGTTTTATTTTCAGGCTGGAGATGGCGTTTCCTGGCCTGCCTATCAGCTTACATCAGCTCCAGTTACTTCTGCAGGTTGGTATTTTTTTGCACTCACTGTTTCTGAAAAAGAAATTAAAATATTCGTGAATGATATTGAGCCCCTATCAATAAGCGGCGGTTCCATTGTTCATAACACGATGGATGCCTGGATAGGAAGGAATCCTGATAATCAGGCTTTATATAAGCCTGCTCATGTTGATCAATTGACTTTTCATACTCGTGTGCTTTCGACTGCTGAAGTTTCAAGATTGTATAATAACGGCATTGGTACCGAGCTTTCCTCAGCGGGTTTAACGGATGGATTAATTTCATTATGGCATATGAATGGTGACTGGTCGGATTCTGTCGGTCCAAATAATGGAATTCCAGCGGGAGCGTCTTTTGATACGGTTAAAAAGCTGGGTTCTTATTCAGGGCAATGGGACGGAATAGATGATTACGTTAATTGTGGTAATGACAGCAGTTTAGGATTTACAAATGATTCTGAATTTACAATCTCCGCATGGGTATATCAAACAGGAGATGGCCCCGATGGAAATGGTGGAACTATTTGCGGCAGATATGATGCAGGTAAGGGCTATCTTTTTTACCACTTTACAGACTCAAGGGGATTATTTTTTCAATGTGACTCAGTGGGATTTATATCAAATTACCAAATACCGCTTTCAACATGGACTCATGTGATTTACAGAAGAGACGCTAATGATCATAAACTCTACGTTAATGGTGTTTTAAGGGCCGGTGAAACAAAGGGCGTTTTAAGTGATGGAAATACAAATTTTTATGTGGGAACTCATTCATCGGCGCTTACGCAGGAATGGAAGGGAAATATTGACGAGTTATCTATATGGGGGCGAGCCTTAACCGATGGAGACGCAGTCATTGGACAAACTGCAACTGGTGAGATTGCGGAACTCTGGAATAGTGGGGTAGGGACTGAACTTCTGGTTGCTGCTTTGAAAGCGGATTCCAGGGAAATAAAGGACCTGGGATTTACAAAGGAAATGTTTAGTGCCGTTGAGGAACTCCTTGACTTTGATACTTATTTGCAGGGCATCCTTGATGAAAATTTTAATGAAGTTAAAGAGAGACTCTCTATAGATGTTTACAACGATCCGGCCAGAATTGATGATATTAGACGGGTCGAGAAGTATCTGGCTGCAGCAGAACTCTGGGAAAGAAGAGCAAATCTTGTTTTATCCATGGCCCATTCCGATGGACCCACCGGGGAATTGGAGCAGGCAAGGGCAGAAGTTTATAAAGTGAGAGCCAGGGAAATTATAGACAGGCTGAACCCTCCTTCTTAA
- a CDS encoding VOC family protein: MIDHIILNVTYIDEAKEFYMMALAPLEYEMIWEQQTWAAFGRDGKPFFLIQQGQKPNPPLHIAFRADKRVMVDNFYSVAIASGGKDNGKPGIREKYHPNYYGAFVFDPDGNNIEAVCHDAE; encoded by the coding sequence ATGATTGATCATATAATTTTAAATGTTACCTATATTGACGAGGCGAAGGAATTTTACATGATGGCCCTGGCGCCCCTTGAATATGAAATGATTTGGGAGCAGCAGACCTGGGCCGCATTCGGCAGGGACGGTAAACCTTTCTTCCTTATTCAGCAGGGGCAAAAACCCAATCCGCCCCTTCATATCGCTTTTCGTGCCGATAAACGGGTCATGGTAGATAATTTTTATAGCGTTGCCATTGCTTCGGGAGGGAAAGATAACGGCAAACCGGGCATACGCGAAAAATACCATCCCAATTATTACGGCGCTTTTGTTTTTGATCCCGATGGTAACAACATTGAGGCTGTCTGCCACGATGCTGAGTAG